One region of Maylandia zebra isolate NMK-2024a linkage group LG10, Mzebra_GT3a, whole genome shotgun sequence genomic DNA includes:
- the LOC143420840 gene encoding zinc finger CCHC domain-containing protein 18-like, translating to MDFVLSSGIKVPNAVIVSGTLNSSDDEGVLDFLKQYGTFRAVPVVDPNSEFFKNLIVEYRSGNAIDALTDLLPYTYEVEGKPGVKYHVRALSSVYTAKVGGSATKSYLDEIKQVAKLSGKSFEEVLKSMMTEISEIIGSSETDDECMLSSMQVDDPDRENQLHPSLETSEIARQQFSEDPPQVGLIQGGAEPHLPVDFKKSPFSAANSFNPPEIQKVIVEHIVKKDDLIAHSYSPMRLRSFSGRIPRPSGETDYDTWRSHVELLRKDPAMSELQKSRKIFESLLSPAADIVNRLSPEATPETYLQLLDAAFGTVEDGEELFAQFMNTLQDPGEKASAYLCRLQGALNLTLKRGGVSAGDADKHILKQFCRGCWDHTLLSDLNLENKKSQPPTFSELLLMLRTEEDRLAAKATRMKKHLGSTRQRVVAHCQKTCTCSELQAVTQSDSDPLTDLRKQVASLQSQLTNLMAKKQKKSSKPKDKAECDLREMAMATPSIKVTSAKPANLRQSTQPKPWYCFKCGQDGHISASCSNDPDPTLVADKRKQLREKRRIWEMQNTPSADQDF from the coding sequence ATGGATTTTGTATTGAGCTCAGGTATCAAAGTCCCCAATGCAGTAATTGTTAGTGGTACACTCAATTCATCGGATGATGAAGGGGTTCTTGACTTTTTGAAGCAGTATGGTACCTTTAGAGCCGTCCCAGTTGTAGATCCAAACTCAGAATTTTTCAAAAACCTGATCGTCGAGTACCGAAGTGGTAACGCCATTGATGCCTTAACTGATCTTTTGCCATACACATATGAAGTTGAAGGGAAGCCCGGTGTAAAATACCATGTAAGAGCTCTCTCCAGCGTTTACACTGCCAAGGTGGGTGGCAGTGCTACTAAGTCCTACTTAGATGAAATAAAGCAGGTGGCAAAACTGAGTGGCAAAAGTTTTGAAGAGGTACTGAAGTCGATGATGACAGAGATCAGTGAAATCATTGGGAGTTCAGAGACCGATGATGAATGTATGCTCTCCTCCATGCAAGTTGATGATCCAGACAGGGAGAACCAGCTTCACCCCTCTCTTGAAACTTCTGAGATTGCACGCCAGCAGTTTTCTGAAGATCCACCCCAGGTAGGATTGATTCAAGGTGGTGCGGAGCCACACCTACCTGTTGATTTCAAAAAGAGCCCATTTAGTGCGGCAAACAGTTTCAACCCACCTGAAATTCAGAAAGTCATTGTGGAACACATCGTGAAGAAAGATGACTTGATTGCACATTCATATTCTCCAATGAGACTCCGGTCATTCTCTGGCAGGATCCCCAGACCCAGCGGTGAGACAGATTATGACACATGGCGTTCACATGTCGAACTTCTCAGGAAAGACCCTGCCATGTCTGAACTTCAAAAATCTAGAAAGATCTTTGAGAGCTTGTTGTCCCCTGCAGCTGACATTGTCAACAGACTGAGCCCAGAAGCTACACCTGAGACTTACCTTCAGTTGTTGGATGCAGCTTTTGGAACAGTGGAAGATGGAGAGGAGCTTTTCGCCCAATTCATGAACACTCTTCAGGATCCTGGTGAAAAGGCCTCTGCGTACCTCTGCCGTCTTCAGGGCGCATTGAACCTTACTCTGAAGAGGGGAGGAGTCTCTGCTGGGGATGCCGATAAACACATTCTCAAGCAGTTTTGTCGTGGATGTTGGGACCACACCTTGCTCTCAGATCTTAATCTTGAAAACAAGAAAAGCCAACCCCCAACATTCTCAGAACTTCTATTAATGCTCCGGACAGAAGAAGATAGACTGGCAGCTAAAGCTACACGGATGAAGAAACACCTTGGCTCAACCCGGCAGCGGGTTGTGGCGCACTGTCAAAAGACTTGCACCTGTAGTGAGCTACAGGCAGTGACTCAATCTGATTCTGACCCGTTGACAGATCTGAGGAAGCAAGTTGCATCCCTACAGAGTCAGCTTACTAATTTGATGgcaaagaaacagaagaaaagctCGAAGCCTAAGGACAAGGCCGAGTGTGATTTACGTGAGATGGCTATGGCAACACCTAGCATCAAGGTCACAAGTGCGAAGCCTGCCAACTTGCGGCAGAGCACCCAGCCAAAACCATGGTACTGCTTCAAGTGTGGTCAGGATGGCCACATCTCAGCAAGTTGCAGTAATGACCCAGACCCCACTCTTGTCGCTGATAAGAGGAAGCAATTGAGAGAGAAGCGTCGCATTTGGGAGATGCAAAACACTCCATCTGCTGACCAGGATTTTTAG